One genomic window of Etheostoma spectabile isolate EspeVRDwgs_2016 chromosome 5, UIUC_Espe_1.0, whole genome shotgun sequence includes the following:
- the fam219ab gene encoding protein FAM219A, translating to MMEEIDRFQVPSAVQEAEMQAEMQPLDPASSTASEADSDTREGEPVTINYKPSPLQMKIEKQRGLARKGSLKNGNAVGSPVNQQPKKNNVMARTRLVVPNKGYSSLDQSPDEKPLVALDTDSDDDFDMSRYSSSGYSSAEQINQDLNIQLLKDGYRLDEIPDDEDLDLIPPKSVNPTCMCCQATSSTTCQIQ from the exons ATGATGGAAGAAATAGACAGATTCCAAGTGCCGAGTGCCGTGCAGGAGGCGGAGATGCAGGCTGAGATGCAGCCGCTG GACCCGGCCTCGTCCACAGCCTCAGAGGCGGACTCCGACACCAGAGAGGGGGAACCTGTCACGATCAACTACAAGCCCTCCCCTCTGCAGATGAAAATAG agaaaCAGCGAGGGCTGGCTAGGAAGGGCTCATTGAAGAACGGCAACGCTGTAGGTAGTCCGGTCAACCAGCAGCCCAAGAAGAACAACGTCATGGCCAGAACGCG GTTGGTTGTGCCCAATAAAGGCTATTCCTCTTTAGACCAGAGCCCAGATGAGAAGCCCTTGGTGGCCCTAGACACAGACAG tgaTGATGACTTTGACATGTCCAGATACTCATCGTCGGGATACTCCTCCGCTGAG CAAATCAATCAGGATCTGAACATCCAGCTGCTGAAAGATGGTTACCGCCTCGACGAGATCCCTGACGACGAGGACCTGGATCTGATCCCGCCCAAATCCGTCAACCCCACCTGCATGTGCTGCCAGGcaacctcctccaccacctgtCAAATACAGTAA
- the klf9 gene encoding LOW QUALITY PROTEIN: Krueppel-like factor 9 (The sequence of the model RefSeq protein was modified relative to this genomic sequence to represent the inferred CDS: deleted 2 bases in 1 codon), whose amino-acid sequence MMSEVDVPADCDPSSRPPGRTEDMLKENQENRTLLMVAMVLLDLNKYNPNAIGAGDGRGLGGSDAGAQDKVERGGCRLNAGGDSRGSGAPKQSRSKKAAAVRQESLEKRHCCPFTGCGKMYGKSSHLKAHLRVHTGERPFAAPCPDCGKKFSRSDELTRHYRTHTGEKRFNCPMCDKCFIRSDHLTKHARRHAGFHPSMLQGSSAAKRRRMSVSSSDSGDRSPVGV is encoded by the exons ATGATGTCAGAGGTGGATGTCCCCGCAGACTGTGACCCCAGCAGCCGCCCACCGGGTCGGACAGAGGACATGTTGAAAGAGAACCAGGAGAACAGGACTTTACTGATGGTGGCGATGGTTCTGTTGGACTTAAACAAGTACAACCCTAACGCCATCGGCGCTGGAGACGGCAGAGGTCTCGGCGGCAGCGACGCAGGAGCGCAGGACAAGGTGGAGCGGGGGGGTTGCCGGTTGAATGCCGGCGGGGACAGCCGGGGATCGGGTGCACCCAAACAGTCCCGGAGCAAGAAGGCGGCGGCGGTGAGACAGGAGTCTCTTGAGAAGAGACACTGCTGTCCTTTTACCGGCTGTGGGAAGATGTACGGAAAGTCATCCCACCTTAAAGCCCACCTAAGGGTGCACACCG gTGAGCGCCCCTTCGCG GCACCCTGTCCAGACTGCGGCAAGAAGTTCTCCAGATCAGACGAGCTGACGCGTCACTACCGCACACACACGGGCGAGAAGCGCTTCAACTGTCCGATGTGTGACAAGTGCTTCATCAGGAGCGACCACCTGACTAAACATGCCCGGCGACACGCAGGCTTCCATCCCAGCATGCTCCAGGGCTCCAGTGCGGCCAAGAGACGCCGCATGTCCGTGTCCTCATCTGACTCTGGAGACCGAAGCCCTGTTGGGGTGTGA